In Sedimenticola thiotaurini, the following proteins share a genomic window:
- a CDS encoding YhgN family NAAT transporter has translation MNWSDIAAAAVTLFLIMDPLGNVPVFNAVLSKLERRRRSLVMVRELLIALVILLAFLLAGNSILGFLGLTQPSLSIAGGILLFIISLRMIFPAQTGDDDSEYEDPFIVPLAVPLIAGPSTIAVLLLLSSNQPGQILEWSVALFIAWLGSTLLLVASPYLLSVIGNRGTRALVRLMGMILVILATQMLLDGIRAFIATL, from the coding sequence TTGAACTGGAGTGATATCGCAGCAGCGGCGGTGACGCTGTTTTTGATCATGGACCCTCTGGGGAATGTGCCGGTATTCAATGCCGTGCTGTCCAAACTGGAGCGGCGCCGCCGCAGCCTGGTGATGGTCCGGGAGCTGCTGATCGCCCTGGTGATCCTGCTCGCTTTCCTGCTCGCCGGTAATAGCATTCTCGGGTTTCTTGGTCTGACCCAGCCGTCCCTGAGTATCGCCGGCGGTATCCTGCTGTTTATTATCTCCCTGCGCATGATTTTTCCGGCCCAGACCGGGGATGATGATAGCGAGTATGAAGACCCCTTCATCGTGCCGCTGGCGGTTCCGCTCATCGCCGGACCGTCCACCATTGCGGTCCTGCTGTTGTTGAGCTCCAATCAACCCGGCCAGATCCTCGAGTGGAGCGTGGCGCTGTTTATCGCCTGGCTCGGTTCAACCCTGCTGCTGGTGGCCTCCCCCTACCTGCTGAGTGTGATTGGTAACCGGGGGACCCGGGCGCTGGTTCGCCTGATGGGTATGATCCTGGTGATACTCGCCACCCAGATGCTCCTGGATGGTATCCGGGCCTTTATCGCAACGCTCTGA
- a CDS encoding thioredoxin family protein, whose translation MKTVSTLEEFQQQQRSGALLALFGGPHCGVCQALKPKLSELVASRFPEIVLLYVDCEQSREICAQQGVFSLPVVKLFIEGQMHLELAGSFSLQALASRIERAYGLWITLRQGGNPPGQ comes from the coding sequence ATGAAAACAGTCTCCACGCTGGAGGAGTTCCAACAACAGCAGCGCAGCGGCGCCCTGCTGGCGCTGTTTGGTGGCCCCCATTGCGGTGTCTGTCAGGCACTCAAACCAAAGCTTTCTGAACTGGTGGCATCCCGTTTTCCGGAGATTGTGCTGCTCTATGTGGATTGTGAACAGAGCCGGGAGATCTGTGCGCAGCAGGGGGTGTTCAGCTTACCGGTGGTGAAACTGTTTATCGAAGGTCAGATGCACCTGGAACTGGCGGGGAGTTTCAGCCTGCAGGCGCTCGCTTCGCGGATCGAGCGAGCCTACGGATTGTGGATCACCCTGCGCCAGGGGGGAAATCCTCCCGGCCAGTGA
- the uvrD gene encoding DNA helicase II produces the protein MDVSHILEGLNDAQREAVSAPPGGMLVLAGAGSGKTRVLVHRIAWLLQVVGASPWNILAVTFTNKAAREMKGRIEDLLGQPVGGMWVGTFHGLAHRLLRAHWKDANLPQSFQILDSDDQYRMIKRLLKAMDLDEARWPPRQAQWFINGRKDEGVRPQHMDDGGDPYLRTMIRIYAEYQSTCDRGGVVDFAELLLRAHELLRDRPDILHHYRERFQHILVDEFQDTNTIQYAWLRLLAGEHNRLFAVGDDDQSIYGWRGARVEHIRDFRKHFPDAPLLRLEQNYRSTATILKAANAVIANNPSRLGKELWTDGSEGEPILLYNAFNEVDEARFVVERIRHFTEEGHRRDECAILYRSNAQSRQFEEALIQAQLPYRVYGGLRFFERAEIKDALAYLRLVANPEEDPSFERAVNQPPRGIGPRTLDAVRAHARDFGCSLWQASRELVEGGAMAKRAAGALNGFLELIAEQQASTQGLALHEIADQVISSSGLAEHFRKSRDGKGQDRVENLEELVNAARQFTYETVPEEDELDPLTAFLSHAALEAGENQGDQFEDCVQLMTLHSAKGLEFPLVFMAGVEEKLFPHSMSAEDPERLEEERRLCYVGMTRAMEQLYLTYAESRRLHGSESYPLPSRFLREIPAELVREIRSRPQVSRPVYGGAVSSGFADEACGFQLGQRVLHPKFGEGVVLNAEGQGGSARVQVNFEQAGAKWLVVAYANLQQI, from the coding sequence ATGGACGTTTCACATATTCTCGAAGGTTTGAACGATGCCCAGCGGGAGGCGGTCTCCGCCCCGCCGGGCGGTATGCTGGTGCTGGCCGGGGCAGGCAGTGGCAAAACCCGGGTGCTGGTGCACCGGATCGCCTGGTTGTTGCAGGTGGTGGGTGCGTCGCCCTGGAACATCCTGGCTGTCACCTTTACCAACAAGGCAGCCCGGGAGATGAAGGGGCGTATTGAAGATCTGCTCGGCCAGCCGGTGGGTGGTATGTGGGTCGGTACCTTCCATGGTCTGGCCCATCGTCTGCTGCGGGCGCACTGGAAGGATGCCAATCTGCCGCAGAGTTTTCAGATTCTGGACTCTGACGATCAGTACCGCATGATCAAACGGCTGCTCAAGGCCATGGATCTGGACGAGGCACGCTGGCCACCGCGGCAGGCCCAGTGGTTTATCAACGGCCGCAAGGATGAGGGAGTACGGCCCCAGCACATGGATGATGGAGGCGATCCCTATCTGCGCACCATGATCCGTATCTACGCCGAGTACCAGTCCACTTGTGATCGTGGTGGCGTGGTGGATTTTGCCGAACTGCTGCTGCGTGCCCATGAACTGCTGCGCGACCGACCGGATATTCTGCACCACTATCGTGAGCGCTTTCAGCATATCCTGGTGGATGAGTTCCAGGACACCAACACTATTCAGTACGCCTGGTTGCGACTGCTGGCCGGGGAACATAACCGCCTGTTTGCCGTGGGTGATGATGACCAGTCCATCTACGGCTGGCGCGGCGCCCGGGTGGAACATATCCGGGATTTCCGCAAACACTTCCCCGATGCGCCGTTGCTGCGACTGGAACAGAACTACCGCTCCACCGCCACCATCCTGAAGGCGGCCAATGCGGTGATCGCCAACAACCCGTCCCGGCTGGGCAAGGAGCTCTGGACTGACGGCAGCGAGGGTGAGCCGATTCTGCTCTATAACGCCTTCAATGAGGTGGATGAGGCGCGCTTCGTGGTGGAGCGGATTCGCCATTTCACCGAAGAGGGTCACCGCCGGGATGAGTGTGCCATCCTGTACCGCTCCAACGCCCAGTCGCGGCAGTTTGAAGAGGCCCTGATCCAGGCCCAGCTGCCCTACCGGGTCTATGGCGGTCTGCGATTCTTCGAGCGGGCAGAGATCAAGGATGCCCTCGCCTACCTGCGCCTGGTGGCGAATCCGGAAGAAGATCCCTCTTTTGAGCGGGCGGTGAATCAGCCGCCGCGGGGTATCGGCCCGCGCACCCTGGATGCGGTCCGCGCCCACGCCCGGGATTTCGGCTGCTCCCTGTGGCAGGCATCCCGGGAGCTGGTTGAAGGTGGTGCCATGGCCAAGCGGGCGGCCGGTGCGTTAAACGGATTCCTGGAGCTGATCGCCGAGCAACAGGCCAGTACCCAGGGGCTGGCGCTGCACGAAATCGCCGACCAGGTGATCTCGTCCTCCGGGCTGGCAGAGCATTTCCGCAAAAGTCGTGACGGCAAGGGGCAGGACCGGGTGGAGAACCTGGAGGAGTTGGTTAACGCGGCGCGCCAGTTCACCTACGAGACGGTTCCGGAAGAAGATGAGCTGGATCCGTTGACCGCGTTCTTATCCCATGCGGCTTTGGAGGCCGGGGAGAACCAGGGCGACCAGTTCGAGGATTGTGTGCAGCTGATGACCCTCCACTCGGCCAAGGGGCTGGAGTTTCCGCTGGTGTTCATGGCCGGGGTGGAGGAGAAGTTGTTCCCGCACAGCATGTCGGCGGAAGATCCCGAGCGGCTGGAGGAGGAGCGGCGACTCTGCTACGTGGGGATGACCCGGGCTATGGAGCAGCTATACCTTACCTACGCCGAGAGTCGGCGCCTGCATGGCAGTGAATCCTATCCCCTGCCCTCCCGGTTCCTGCGCGAGATCCCTGCTGAACTGGTACGGGAGATTCGCTCCCGTCCGCAGGTGAGTCGTCCGGTCTATGGGGGGGCGGTATCCAGTGGATTCGCCGATGAAGCCTGTGGTTTCCAGCTGGGCCAGCGGGTACTGCATCCGAAATTTGGTGAAGGGGTGGTGCTGAATGCCGAGGGTCAGGGCGGCAGCGCCCGGGTACAGGTGAACTTTGAACAGGCGGGTGCCAAGTGGCTGGTGGTCGCCTACGCCAACCTGCAACAGATCTAG
- a CDS encoding SIMPL domain-containing protein, with product MQSTGRSSAFILGAFICVGLALLGYLLANAAIQYKQFDRSVTVKGLSEREYDADIVIWPIQFSAASNDLESLYDVMEGNAGKIKNFLVENGIAAEEVSFTSPAITDKSAQQYGNSARPEFRYTASQTVTVYSKNIPAVRNLMGSLSELGKQGIVFTGDLYQSQTEYIFTRLNEIKPAMIEEATTKAREVAEKFASDSRSSLGKIKRASQGQFSISARDKNNPHIKKIRVVSTVEYYLSD from the coding sequence GTGCAATCAACCGGTAGGAGCAGCGCCTTTATTCTCGGTGCGTTCATCTGCGTCGGTCTGGCCCTATTGGGTTATCTGCTGGCGAATGCGGCGATTCAATACAAGCAGTTTGATCGCAGTGTGACGGTGAAGGGGTTGTCGGAGCGGGAGTATGACGCCGATATCGTGATCTGGCCGATCCAGTTCTCGGCCGCCAGCAATGATCTGGAGAGCCTCTACGATGTGATGGAGGGTAATGCCGGGAAGATCAAGAATTTTCTGGTTGAAAACGGTATCGCTGCCGAAGAGGTCTCCTTCACTTCCCCCGCTATCACGGACAAATCCGCGCAGCAGTACGGTAACAGTGCCCGGCCCGAGTTCCGCTATACGGCCTCGCAAACCGTGACGGTCTATTCGAAGAATATTCCGGCGGTGCGAAATTTGATGGGTTCCCTGTCAGAACTGGGGAAGCAGGGTATTGTCTTCACCGGGGATCTCTACCAGTCCCAGACCGAGTATATCTTCACCCGGCTGAATGAGATCAAACCGGCCATGATTGAAGAGGCCACCACCAAGGCCCGGGAAGTCGCCGAGAAGTTTGCGTCGGACTCCCGCAGCAGCCTGGGCAAGATCAAGCGGGCATCCCAGGGCCAGTTCAGCATCTCTGCACGGGATAAGAACAATCCCCATATCAAGAAGATCAGGGTGGTCTCAACGGTCGAGTATTACCTGTCCGACTAG
- a CDS encoding AMP-binding protein, with the protein MYAEEIALVERDPATGLRREISWRSFDQEANRLANALLAQGVKRGDRVLHLMMNSLEWLPCYFGILRAGAIAAPLNFRFEAGIIQTCNEIAEARVLLFGPEFIERIEAVKTALDETIRHYVYVGPESDCPAFATPYAGFVDGADARQPDVSMEITDSAALYFTSGTTGTPKAVSLTHRNLEHACYVENQHHRQTHEDNFLCIPPLYHTGAKMHWFGNFVVGAKAVLLKGARPEWILEAVSEEQATIVWLLVPWAHDILIAWENGELDFGRYRLDQWRLMHIGAQPVPPNLIKAWRKLFPHHEYDTNYGLTESSGPGCVHLGVSNGHKVGAIGKPGFDWEACIVDPEGNRLPPGEAGELLVKGPGVMECYYRNPEATAESLQDGWLFTGDIARQDEEGFIWLVDRKKDLIITGGENVSPVEVEHYFLEHPDIQDIAVIGTPDQRLGELVTAIIQMKEGRSLTEQELLAYAERLPRYKRPRRFHFDKVPRNATGKIEKPRLRKRYGAMSEA; encoded by the coding sequence ATGTATGCCGAAGAAATTGCCCTGGTGGAGCGTGACCCTGCCACCGGCTTGCGGCGGGAGATCAGTTGGCGATCGTTCGACCAGGAGGCCAATCGCCTGGCCAACGCGCTACTGGCGCAGGGGGTGAAACGGGGCGATCGGGTGTTGCACCTGATGATGAACTCCCTGGAGTGGCTGCCCTGCTATTTCGGCATACTGCGGGCGGGTGCCATAGCCGCTCCGCTCAACTTCCGCTTTGAAGCCGGGATTATCCAGACCTGCAACGAGATTGCCGAAGCCCGTGTACTGCTGTTCGGGCCGGAATTCATCGAGCGGATCGAGGCGGTTAAAACGGCACTGGATGAGACTATCCGGCACTACGTCTACGTCGGCCCGGAGAGTGATTGTCCCGCCTTCGCCACACCCTACGCCGGTTTTGTTGATGGAGCGGATGCCCGGCAGCCTGACGTGTCGATGGAGATCACCGACAGTGCGGCGCTCTACTTCACCTCCGGCACCACCGGTACGCCCAAGGCGGTCAGCCTGACCCATCGCAATCTGGAACACGCCTGCTATGTGGAGAATCAACACCACCGGCAGACCCACGAAGATAACTTCCTCTGCATCCCGCCGCTCTACCACACCGGCGCCAAGATGCACTGGTTCGGCAATTTTGTCGTGGGGGCCAAGGCGGTGCTGCTGAAGGGGGCGCGGCCGGAGTGGATTCTGGAGGCGGTCTCGGAAGAGCAGGCGACTATTGTCTGGCTGCTGGTGCCCTGGGCCCACGATATTTTGATCGCCTGGGAGAACGGCGAGCTGGATTTCGGTCGCTACCGGCTCGATCAGTGGCGACTTATGCATATCGGCGCCCAGCCGGTGCCACCCAATCTGATCAAGGCGTGGCGCAAGCTGTTTCCGCACCACGAGTACGATACCAACTACGGCTTGACCGAAAGCAGTGGCCCCGGCTGTGTCCACCTGGGAGTGTCGAACGGTCACAAGGTAGGCGCTATCGGCAAGCCCGGTTTTGACTGGGAGGCCTGTATTGTGGACCCGGAGGGTAACCGGTTACCCCCGGGCGAGGCGGGTGAGCTGTTGGTGAAAGGGCCCGGGGTGATGGAGTGTTACTACCGCAATCCCGAGGCAACGGCTGAGTCACTCCAGGATGGCTGGCTGTTTACCGGTGATATTGCCCGCCAGGATGAAGAGGGCTTTATCTGGCTGGTGGATCGCAAAAAGGATCTCATTATCACCGGCGGTGAGAATGTCTCGCCGGTAGAAGTGGAGCACTATTTTCTGGAGCACCCGGATATTCAGGATATTGCGGTGATCGGCACGCCGGACCAGCGACTGGGAGAGCTGGTCACTGCCATTATCCAGATGAAGGAGGGACGCTCCCTGACGGAACAGGAGCTGCTCGCCTATGCAGAGCGACTGCCCCGCTATAAACGACCCCGACGGTTCCACTTCGACAAGGTGCCGCGTAATGCCACCGGCAAGATCGAGAAGCCCCGGTTGCGCAAGCGTTATGGGGCCATGAGCGAAGCGTGA